From Streptomyces asiaticus, one genomic window encodes:
- a CDS encoding DUF397 domain-containing protein, whose protein sequence is MSSPAKWRKSSFSGNGEDNHCVELLPVDGGIRIRESDIPADILTTTPGRLRTFIRAVKAGALDHLGR, encoded by the coding sequence ATGTCGAGCCCGGCCAAGTGGCGCAAGTCTTCGTTCTCCGGAAACGGGGAGGACAACCATTGCGTCGAACTCCTCCCCGTCGACGGCGGGATACGGATTCGGGAAAGCGACATCCCCGCCGACATCCTCACCACCACCCCGGGCCGACTCAGAACCTTCATACGCGCCGTCAAGGCGGGGGCGCTGGACCACCTCGGGCGGTAG
- a CDS encoding phosphodiester glycosidase family protein — protein MRNEESTVRRNLGTRMGAALGAAVVLAAIQPPAQAAPDPGSWTTRTVAPGVRVRAGVLRDADAEPSWTVTVQGPGSAPLGDRSWADATAGRLRDAGFEPRVERVAWPAYADTPRGTMGWRVRVGSYGTSGEAQDAREKVTAAGFTAVAEWTGYDGQRPADRESAHVAVIDPARFTGTVTATHDLSVADRETTSAVAAKRHSLVAVNGGFFVTSDADGVQGTMAGIAAYDGELESMAAGSRAALILADGGRHARIADLTSTVTARAGSATYAVQGINRVPGKVRNCGRPGATPTELPRQDLTCSEPDDLVKFTPRFRAALPTGPGTQVVLDADGRVVSTGPRGGTVPAGGSVLQGIGAASGWLTAHARQGERIALEEVVRDTAGRRVRLDSDDSIVSAAPTLVKDGRIAIDAATEGTLDPKNLSFGYAWSNVRQPRTMAGLDAKGRLILATVDGRQPGVSEGFTLEEGARFMHSLGAVQALNLDGGGSTAMAVNGRLANVTSDATGERAVGDTVQVLP, from the coding sequence ATGCGCAACGAAGAGAGCACCGTCCGTCGGAACCTGGGCACCCGGATGGGGGCCGCGCTGGGGGCCGCCGTCGTCTTGGCGGCCATCCAGCCCCCGGCACAGGCGGCGCCGGATCCCGGGTCCTGGACGACGCGGACGGTGGCCCCGGGGGTGCGGGTGCGGGCCGGGGTCCTTCGGGACGCGGACGCCGAGCCGAGCTGGACGGTCACCGTGCAGGGGCCCGGCTCCGCGCCGCTGGGCGACCGGTCCTGGGCGGACGCCACGGCGGGGCGGCTGCGCGACGCGGGGTTCGAGCCCCGGGTCGAGCGGGTGGCGTGGCCCGCCTACGCGGACACCCCGCGCGGCACCATGGGGTGGCGGGTGCGGGTGGGCTCGTACGGCACCTCCGGTGAGGCGCAGGACGCACGCGAGAAGGTCACCGCGGCCGGGTTCACGGCGGTGGCGGAGTGGACCGGCTACGACGGGCAGCGGCCCGCCGACCGGGAGAGCGCGCATGTGGCGGTGATCGACCCGGCCCGGTTCACCGGCACCGTGACGGCCACGCACGACCTCAGCGTGGCGGATCGCGAGACGACCTCTGCGGTCGCCGCGAAGCGCCACTCCCTGGTCGCCGTCAACGGTGGCTTCTTCGTCACCTCCGATGCCGACGGCGTCCAGGGCACGATGGCCGGAATCGCCGCGTACGACGGCGAGTTGGAGTCGATGGCCGCCGGTTCGCGGGCCGCGCTGATCCTCGCGGACGGCGGTCGGCACGCCCGGATCGCCGATCTGACCAGCACCGTCACGGCGCGGGCGGGATCGGCCACGTACGCGGTGCAGGGCATCAACCGGGTGCCCGGCAAGGTGCGCAACTGTGGCCGCCCCGGGGCCACTCCGACCGAACTGCCCCGGCAGGACCTGACCTGCTCCGAGCCCGACGACCTGGTGAAGTTCACCCCGAGGTTCCGCGCCGCGCTGCCCACCGGGCCCGGCACCCAGGTGGTGCTCGACGCCGACGGCCGGGTGGTCTCCACCGGCCCGCGCGGCGGCACGGTCCCGGCCGGGGGCTCCGTGCTCCAGGGCATCGGCGCCGCGTCCGGGTGGCTGACGGCCCACGCCCGGCAGGGCGAGCGGATCGCGCTGGAGGAGGTCGTCCGGGACACCGCCGGCCGCCGGGTCCGGCTCGACTCGGACGACAGCATCGTCAGCGCCGCCCCCACCCTGGTGAAGGACGGCCGCATCGCCATCGACGCCGCCACCGAGGGCACCCTCGACCCGAAGAACCTCTCCTTCGGCTACGCCTGGTCGAACGTCCGGCAGCCCCGCACGATGGCCGGGCTCGACGCGAAGGGACGGCTGATCCTGGCCACGGTGGACGGTCGGCAGCCCGGCGTGAGCGAGGGCTTCACCCTGGAGGAGGGCGCCCGCTTCATGCACTCCCTGGGCGCCGTCCAGGCCCTCAACCTGGACGGCGGCGGCTCCACCGCCATGGCCGTGAACGGCAGGCTCGCCAACGTCACCTCCGACGCGACGGGCGAACGCGCGGTGGGCGACACGGTCCAGGTACTGCCGTAG
- a CDS encoding Uma2 family endonuclease, with protein MSVAETRVDDHEGPWTVEDVLALPEHPARARFELVDGVLMMSPAPDWDHQTVSSELHSQIKAALARSGARFRSGEAVNVTGESRLFIPDIAVVDRAAVPRGTLAAPLDAALLLGEIVSPFNRAAGRILKPALYAQAKVPAYWRVEMEPDLCVVVHELDGGTYREAATITGKASVDVAGEFTVDLDLDVVRRELEG; from the coding sequence ATGAGCGTCGCTGAGACGCGAGTCGACGATCACGAAGGCCCCTGGACGGTCGAGGACGTCCTTGCACTCCCGGAGCATCCGGCACGCGCCCGCTTCGAACTCGTGGACGGTGTCCTCATGATGTCCCCTGCTCCCGACTGGGACCACCAGACCGTGTCTTCCGAATTGCACAGTCAGATCAAGGCCGCTCTGGCCCGGTCCGGCGCACGGTTCCGCTCCGGCGAGGCGGTCAACGTAACGGGAGAGTCCAGACTGTTCATCCCCGACATCGCCGTCGTCGACCGCGCCGCCGTTCCACGCGGCACACTGGCCGCGCCCCTCGACGCGGCCCTGCTTCTGGGTGAAATCGTGTCGCCGTTCAACCGAGCCGCCGGCCGCATCCTCAAGCCGGCGCTCTACGCTCAAGCGAAGGTGCCCGCCTATTGGCGGGTCGAGATGGAACCAGATCTGTGCGTGGTGGTGCACGAGCTGGACGGAGGCACCTACCGCGAGGCTGCCACCATCACGGGCAAGGCATCCGTCGACGTCGCCGGAGAGTTCACCGTTGACCTGGATCTCGACGTCGTGCGTCGCGAGCTGGAGGGCTGA
- a CDS encoding cupin domain-containing protein, whose amino-acid sequence MNLTDGYVAAAVENAPVKELFPGIRLRPLWTGDNGAKAHVLEMDPGTSWEGLDVHEPGPEEAFVVSGTFNDGAHDYPAGTFIHAPAGSSHIPQTTTGCTLFVFYPEG is encoded by the coding sequence ATGAACCTCACGGACGGATATGTGGCCGCGGCGGTCGAGAACGCCCCGGTGAAGGAGCTCTTCCCCGGCATCCGCCTGCGCCCCCTGTGGACCGGTGACAACGGCGCGAAGGCGCACGTCCTGGAGATGGACCCCGGCACCTCATGGGAGGGCCTGGACGTCCATGAACCGGGCCCCGAGGAGGCCTTCGTGGTCTCCGGCACCTTCAACGACGGCGCCCACGACTACCCCGCCGGCACCTTCATCCACGCCCCCGCAGGCTCCTCCCACATCCCCCAGACCACCACGGGCTGCACCCTCTTCGTCTTCTATCCGGAGGGCTAG
- a CDS encoding S8 family peptidase, with protein sequence MAVHKQRNARRLGLAIAAATAVTAGVFVAVPAGATTAQPAEGTVYGTQAKNAVDGSYIVMLKGGKSIKAASEGKDLAEQYGGKLRRSYDSAINGFSANGLSDTEAKRLAADPSVAKVVQNHRYTIKGTQENPPSWGLDRIDQEDTQGDKKYTYPDSAGEGVTAYVIDTGVRTSHKDFEGRATSGFDAVDNDDSADDGNGHGTHVAGTIAGAEHGVAKKAKVVAVRVLDDQGSGTTEQVVAGIDWVTEHHEGPSVANMSLGGTPDEALDAAVQKAIDSGVTFGVAAGNESADAGQSSPARVKDAITVASSTDKDEQSDFSNYGDVVDIYAPGSDITSDWNTGDDATNTISGTSMATPHVVGAAAVYLSGHQDAKPADVAKGLTDGATADKISNPGDGTPNKLLKVVE encoded by the coding sequence TAGCCGCCGCGACCGCCGTCACCGCCGGTGTCTTCGTGGCCGTTCCGGCCGGCGCCACCACCGCCCAGCCCGCCGAGGGCACCGTCTACGGCACCCAGGCGAAGAACGCCGTGGACGGCAGCTACATCGTCATGCTCAAGGGCGGCAAGAGCATCAAGGCCGCCTCGGAGGGCAAGGACCTCGCCGAGCAGTACGGTGGCAAGCTGCGCCGCAGCTACGACTCCGCCATCAACGGCTTCTCGGCCAACGGGCTCTCCGACACCGAGGCCAAGCGGCTGGCCGCCGACCCGTCGGTCGCCAAGGTGGTCCAGAACCACCGCTACACCATCAAGGGCACCCAGGAGAACCCGCCGTCGTGGGGCCTGGACCGGATCGACCAGGAAGACACCCAGGGCGACAAGAAGTACACCTACCCCGACAGCGCGGGTGAGGGTGTCACCGCGTACGTCATCGACACCGGCGTCCGCACCAGCCACAAGGACTTCGAGGGCCGCGCCACCTCCGGCTTCGACGCGGTCGACAACGACGACAGCGCCGACGACGGCAACGGCCACGGCACCCATGTGGCCGGCACCATCGCCGGTGCCGAGCACGGCGTCGCCAAGAAGGCCAAGGTCGTCGCGGTGCGCGTGCTGGACGACCAGGGCTCCGGCACCACCGAGCAGGTCGTCGCGGGCATCGACTGGGTCACCGAGCACCACGAGGGCCCGTCGGTCGCCAACATGAGCCTGGGCGGCACCCCCGACGAGGCCCTCGACGCGGCCGTGCAGAAGGCCATCGACTCCGGTGTCACCTTCGGCGTGGCGGCGGGCAACGAGTCCGCCGACGCCGGCCAGAGCTCTCCCGCCCGGGTGAAGGACGCGATCACGGTCGCCTCCAGCACCGACAAGGACGAGCAGTCCGACTTCTCCAACTACGGCGACGTGGTCGACATCTACGCCCCCGGCTCGGACATCACCTCCGACTGGAACACCGGCGACGACGCCACCAACACCATCTCCGGCACCTCGATGGCCACCCCGCACGTGGTGGGCGCCGCCGCCGTCTACCTCAGCGGCCACCAGGACGCCAAGCCGGCCGACGTGGCGAAGGGGCTGACGGACGGCGCGACCGCCGACAAGATCTCCAACCCGGGCGACGGCACGCCGAACAAGCTGCTGAAGGTCGTCGAGTAA